CTCACCAGAGCGCTCCGCCGGCCTTCCCGGTCGTGTCCTTCGTGGACGTGCTGCGCGGGCAGATCGCTCCCGAGACCTTCCGGGGCAAGCTCGTGCTGATCGGCATCACCGGCGCCGGCTTCGCGGACGACTACTGGACGCCGACCTCCGTGCGCGGCAAGATGCCCGGGGTCGAGGTCCACGCCAACGCCATCGACACGATCCTGCGCGGCGACTTCATCCGCGATGCGCCAGACTGGCTGACGGTGGCCCTGATCTTCGCGCTGTCGCTGGTGGCGGCGCTGGCGTTGCTGGGCCTGCCGATGCTCGCAGCGGCGCTCGGATCCCTGCTCGCCGTGGCGGTCTACATGCTCGGCGCGTCCTACTACTTTGACGCGCACGTGGTGCTGAACCTGATCTATCCGCCCCTGGCTCTGGGGCTGACCTACACCGGCGTCGTGTTCTACCGGGTGATCTTCGAGCAGGGACAGTCTCGCGCGCTGCGCGCCGTCCTTGGACAGTATCTCTCGCCGTCCGTCGTGGAGCACGTCACGCGCGATCCGGACAGCCTGAAGCTGGGCGGCGACGAGCGCGAGATGACCGTCATGTTCTCCGACCTGCGCGGCTTCACGACGTTCTCGGAGTCGCTCGATCCGGAGACGCTCGTTCACCTGCTGAACGAGTACCTGACCATCATGTCGGACGTGATCTTCAAGTACGACGGCACCATTGACAAGTACATGGGCGATGCGATCATGGCGTTCTGGGGCGCGCCGCAGCACCAGCCGGACCATGCCGCCCTGGCCTGCCGTGCCGCCCTGGAGATGGTGGCCGCCCTGGACGATCTGAACGCGCGCTGGGTCGCTCAGGGGCGGGTGCCGCTGGTGATGGGCATTGGCATCAACACCGGGACCATGAAGGTCGGCAACATGGGCTCCAGCAGCCGCTTCGACTACACCGTGCTGGGCGACGCCGTGAACCTGGCCTCGCGGCTGGAAGGGCTGAACAAGGAGTATGGGACGACGTTGATCGTCAGCAAGGCGTCGCTCGACGGGACCGGCGGCGTGTTCCACGATCGGTTCCTCGATCTGGTGGCCGTCAAGGGCAAGAAGGAGCCGGTGGCCGTCTACGAGATCCTGGATGCCGAGCGGCTGCCCGGCATCCATTCGGGGCCAGCCCTGCGCGCCTACGATGAGGGGATCGAGCTGTACCGCGAGCGTGACTGGCTCGGCGCAGCGGCGAAGTTCCAGGAGGCCCTGCGCCTCAGCCCCGACGACGGCCCGAGCGCCGTCTACCTCCAGCGCTGCGAGGAGCTGCTGCACGATCCGCCACCCATCGACTGGGACGGCGTCTACGTGATGACGCGCAAGTGAGCAGGCCGCGGCCTACGCCACGGCTTACGGCTTACCCGCCCCCAGTCCAATCCTCGGATGGACTGTTCGGCCCGTCTCTGCTGGTCTGGTATTCTTGTGCTGAACGCCTGAGTGCCCACACGGCTTGATACGCCCACTCGAAACGGAGCTGTGCTATGTCCGTCTCCTGGTCTAACGTCTTCGCCAGCCGCACCAGTCGGATGAAGGCCTCCGATATCCGGGAGCTGCTCAAGCTCACCGCGCGCCCGGAGATCATCTCCCTGGCGGGTGGCCTGCCGGCCCCCGAGCTTTTCCCGATTGACCAGTACCGACGGGCGTTCGAGTGGGTATTGGAGACGAACGGCACCGCTGCCCTGCAGTACGGCCCGTCGGAGGGGTACAAGCCGCTCCGCGAGCTGCTGGCCGCCCGCATGACCGGCATGGGCGTCCCCGCTACCGCCGACGAGATCCTGATCACCAATGGCTCGCAGCAGGGCCTCGACCTGGTCGCCAAGATCTTCCTCAACCCTGGAGACGCCGTCTGCCTGGAGAATCCCAGCTACATGGGCGCGATCCAGGCGTTCGACTCGTATCAGGCCGACTACGTCATCGTGCCGATGGACGACGACGGCATGAAGTCGGAAGAGCTGGACGCCATCCTCACGAAGCACCCGGCCAAGTTCATCTACGCCCTGCCGAACTTCCAGAACCCGAGCGGGCGCTGGATGAGCGTCGAGCGGCGGAAGATCCTGGTCGAGACGGCGAAGAAGCACAACATTCCGATCATCGAGGACGATCCGTACGGCGAGCTGCGCTTCGAGGGTGAGGCCCGCCCGAGCCTGCGCTCGCTCTGGCCGGAAGGGGTCATCTACCTGGGGACATTCTCGAAGATCCTGGCGCCGGGCTTCCGCCTCGGCTGGATGGTCATCCCGCAGGCCGCCTACGACGAGATCATCTTCGGCAAGCAGCCGTCCGATCTGCACACGTCAATGGCGACCCAGATGGCGACTTACGAGGTGTGTCGGCAGGCGGGCTTCCTCGAAGACCACGTCGAGAAGATCCGCGCGGTCTATCGCGAGCGCCGCGACGTGATGCTCAAGGCCATGGAGGAGCACTTCCCCGAGGGTTGCACCTGGACGAAGGCCCAGGGCGGCCTGTTCGTCTGGGCCGAGGTGCCGCCGTCCATCGACACGCGTGAGCTGCTGGCCGAGGCCCTGGAAGAGAACGTCGCGTTCGTGCCGGGAC
This genomic interval from Chloroflexota bacterium contains the following:
- a CDS encoding PLP-dependent aminotransferase family protein, whose amino-acid sequence is MSVSWSNVFASRTSRMKASDIRELLKLTARPEIISLAGGLPAPELFPIDQYRRAFEWVLETNGTAALQYGPSEGYKPLRELLAARMTGMGVPATADEILITNGSQQGLDLVAKIFLNPGDAVCLENPSYMGAIQAFDSYQADYVIVPMDDDGMKSEELDAILTKHPAKFIYALPNFQNPSGRWMSVERRKILVETAKKHNIPIIEDDPYGELRFEGEARPSLRSLWPEGVIYLGTFSKILAPGFRLGWMVIPQAAYDEIIFGKQPSDLHTSMATQMATYEVCRQAGFLEDHVEKIRAVYRERRDVMLKAMEEHFPEGCTWTKAQGGLFVWAEVPPSIDTRELLAEALEENVAFVPGQSFHADRGGHNTMRLNFSNVTSERIEEGIARLGRAIKRRLARAAAQTGEGVAVSP
- a CDS encoding adenylate/guanylate cyclase domain-containing protein gives rise to the protein MNRRQRRRLLITALIWLLTASTLSLLHLRTPALDMTQARATDTLFFFPRQVSPEVSQHVVLVAIDNKSVAELRSYGRVFGWPRSLHAVVLKNLAEARARTVVFDVLFDVPAEDDAELAAAIDDAVSRATFVVQPSVGDLLTRTRTAADQWQGYGEVIEPRSVFTDVSSGVGMVDQDPDPDGTVRRVPMVFNVRGEPYPSLALLAVARFLRRPSAWDGQIQPDHIPLAGREIPIDGRGNLLVNFAGGPHQSAPPAFPVVSFVDVLRGQIAPETFRGKLVLIGITGAGFADDYWTPTSVRGKMPGVEVHANAIDTILRGDFIRDAPDWLTVALIFALSLVAALALLGLPMLAAALGSLLAVAVYMLGASYYFDAHVVLNLIYPPLALGLTYTGVVFYRVIFEQGQSRALRAVLGQYLSPSVVEHVTRDPDSLKLGGDEREMTVMFSDLRGFTTFSESLDPETLVHLLNEYLTIMSDVIFKYDGTIDKYMGDAIMAFWGAPQHQPDHAALACRAALEMVAALDDLNARWVAQGRVPLVMGIGINTGTMKVGNMGSSSRFDYTVLGDAVNLASRLEGLNKEYGTTLIVSKASLDGTGGVFHDRFLDLVAVKGKKEPVAVYEILDAERLPGIHSGPALRAYDEGIELYRERDWLGAAAKFQEALRLSPDDGPSAVYLQRCEELLHDPPPIDWDGVYVMTRK